The following proteins are co-located in the Takifugu flavidus isolate HTHZ2018 chromosome 16, ASM371156v2, whole genome shotgun sequence genome:
- the kcnf1b gene encoding potassium voltage-gated channel subfamily F member 1 has product MWTMPKPNYRKALSSDGEIVVNIGGVRITLLEDLLNRYPNSRLAELLNCSTQNYEAISLLCDDFDPVRREFYFDRDPDAFKCIIGVYYFDEIHIKRGLCPICFIQEMEFWKIDQNVLDECCKSSLSDKERELSDIADKVKVILEDLEVERCVTRSQRCQRFVWKLMEKPDSSSLARVIAITSFIAILVSAVVMCIGTIPELQVVDAEGKLVEHPDLEAIETACMLWFTAEYLLRLASSPNKLHFALSIMNIIDFMAIMPFYVVLSLTYLGTTSMMELVNVQQAIQALRIMRIARIFKLARHSSGLQTLTYALKRSLKELGLLLMYMGVGIFVFSALAYTMEQSHPETLFKSIPQSFWWAIITMTTVGYGDIYPKTTLGKCNAAVSFLCGVIAIALPIHPIINNFVIFYNKQKVLETAAKHEVELMELKSGREARRKSRH; this is encoded by the coding sequence atgTGGACGATGCCGAAACCGAATTACAGAAAGGCTTTGTCCTCCGATGGGGAGATTGTTGTGAACATTGGAGGAGTCCGGATAACACTGCTCGAGGATCTTTTGAACCGCTATCCCAACAGCAGATTGGCTGAATTGTTGAACTGTTCAACTCAAAATTATGAAGCCATCTCGTTGCTCTGCGATGACTTCGACCCGGTCAGAAGGGAGTTTTATTTCGATCGAGATCCAGATGCCTTCAAGTGCATTATCGGCGTTTACTACTTTGATGAAATTCATATAAAACGCGGTCTCTGCCCTATCTGCTTCATTCAAGAGATGGAGTTCTGGAAAATAGACCAAAATGTGTTAGACGAGTGCTGCAAAAGTAGCCTAAGTGACAAAGAGCGCGAGCTGAGTGACATTGCAGACAAAGTGAAAGTCATTTTGGAAGATCTGGAGGTGGAACGGTGCGTTACGCGCTCTCAGCGGTGCCAGAGGTTCGTGTGGAAATTGATGGAAAAACCCGATTCTTCCTCCCTGGCGCGCGTTATAGCCATCACCTCCTTTATCGCCATCCTTGTCTCTGCGGTGGTGATGTGTATAGGAACCATACCGGAGCTCCAGGTCGTGGACGCAGAGGGAAAGCTGGTGGAGCATCCCGACCTGGAGGCGATCGAGACTGCCTGCATGCTGTGGTTCACAGCCGAGTACCTCCTGCGCCTCGCCTCTTCTCCCAACAAGCTACACTTTGCACTCTCTATAATGAACATTATCGACTTCATGGCCATCATGCCTTTTTACGTGGTCCTTTCCCTAACTTATCTTGGGACCACGTCTATGATGGAGTTGGTGAATGTCCAACAGGCTATCCAGGCGCTACGAATCATGCGCATCGCACGCATTTTCAAGCTGGCGCGCCACTCCTCGGGGCTGCAGACCCTGACCTACGCGCTGAAGAGGAGCCTCAAAGAGCTCGGGCTGCTCCTCATGTACATGGGCGTGGGTATTTTTGTGTTCTCGGCGCTGGCATACACTATGGAGCAAAGCCACCCGGAGACCCTTTTCAAGAGCATTCCTCAGTCCTTCTGGTGGGCAATTATCACCATGACCACAGTAGGATACGGGGACATCTACCCCAAAACCACGCTGGGTAAATGCAACGCGGCTGTCAGCTTTCTGTGCGGAGTGATCGCCATCGCGTTgcccatccatcccatcataaacAACTTCGTGATCTTCTACAATAAGCAGAAAGTCCTGGAGACCGCGGCGAAGCACGaagtggagctgatggagctgaagtCTGGCAGGGAGGCTCGCAGGAAAAGCAGGCATTAA
- the sdsl gene encoding serine dehydratase-like isoform X2, whose amino-acid sequence MIMANHFHINTPLLESVNMSKRVGTTVYLKMENSQPSGSFKIRGIGHLCQQLAGQSKGIVCSSGGNAGMAAALVARKMGLPATIVIPSSSPELVVQRLQDQGATVKISGKVWDDANAEALRLAETEGLTYVPPFDHPLLWQGHASMIAEAAASLGPDVKPGAVVISVGGGGLLCGVVQGLQDVGWTDVPIIAMETDGANCFNAAVKAGRLVTLDDITSEAKCLGAKTVCQKAFEQSQRKDLNIISELVSDQQALHAVQTFLDEERVLVEMACGAALAAVYSGIIRKLQDESRLPALLRPLLVIVCGGSSINMEQLANLKHKLHCRYKQ is encoded by the exons ATGATCATGGCCAATCATTTCCATATCAACACACCTCTGCTGGAGAGTGTCAATATGTCCAAACGTGTGGGGACCACCGTGTACCTGAAGATGGAGAATTCACAGCCCTCCGGCTCCTTCAAGATCCGTGGCATCGGACATCTCTGCCAGCAG CTTGCTGGGCAGTCTAAAGGCATTGTCTGCTCCTCAG GTGGTAATGCAGGCATGGCTGCAGCCTTGGTAGCCAGAAAAATGGGTTTACCAGCCACCATCGtcattccctcttcctctcctgagcTGGTTGTTCAGAGACTCCAGGATCAGGGGGCAACTGTCAAGATTTCAGGCAAG GTTTGGGATGATGCCAATGCTGAAGCTCTCAGACTGGCAGAAACTGAAGGGCTTACATATGTTCCCCCATTTGATCACCCGCTGCTCTG GCAGGGCCATGCCAGTATGATCGCTgaggctgcagcctccctgggaCCTGACGTGAAACCTGGAGCTGTGGTGATCTCTGTGGGTGGAGGAGGCCTCCTCTGTGGCGTGGTCCAGGGTCTTCAGGATGTAGGCTGGACAGACGTACCCATTATTGCCATGGAGACAGACGGTGCCAACTGTTTCAACGCTGCAGTTAAGGCCGGGAGGTTGGTCACACTAGACGACATCACCAG TGAGGCTAAATGTCTTGGAGCAAAGACAGTTTGCCAGAAAGCTTTTGAACAGAGCCAACGTAAAGATCTAAACATTATTTCTGAGCTTGTGTCTGACCAGCAGGCTCTACATGCTGTCCAAACATTCCTGG ATGAGGAGCGTGTCTTGGTGGAAATGGCGTGTGGAGCAGCCCTTGCAGCTGTCTACAGTGGAATCATCCGTAAACTACAGGATGAAA GCCGTCTGCCGGCTCTCTTGCGCCCCCTCTTGGTGATCGTGTGCGGTGGCAGCAGCATCAACATGGAGCAATTGGCCAACCTTAAACACAAGTTGCACTGCAGATATAAGCAGTAG
- the sdsl gene encoding serine dehydratase-like isoform X1 has protein sequence MPCSSSQFDIRSPMMSYLYHFNEIRHMIMANHFHINTPLLESVNMSKRVGTTVYLKMENSQPSGSFKIRGIGHLCQQLAGQSKGIVCSSGGNAGMAAALVARKMGLPATIVIPSSSPELVVQRLQDQGATVKISGKVWDDANAEALRLAETEGLTYVPPFDHPLLWQGHASMIAEAAASLGPDVKPGAVVISVGGGGLLCGVVQGLQDVGWTDVPIIAMETDGANCFNAAVKAGRLVTLDDITSEAKCLGAKTVCQKAFEQSQRKDLNIISELVSDQQALHAVQTFLDEERVLVEMACGAALAAVYSGIIRKLQDESRLPALLRPLLVIVCGGSSINMEQLANLKHKLHCRYKQ, from the exons atgccttgttccagtagccaatttgacatcaggtcGCCCATGATGAGTTATCTTTACCATTTTAATGAAATCAGGCACATGATCATGGCCAATCATTTCCATATCAACACACCTCTGCTGGAGAGTGTCAATATGTCCAAACGTGTGGGGACCACCGTGTACCTGAAGATGGAGAATTCACAGCCCTCCGGCTCCTTCAAGATCCGTGGCATCGGACATCTCTGCCAGCAG CTTGCTGGGCAGTCTAAAGGCATTGTCTGCTCCTCAG GTGGTAATGCAGGCATGGCTGCAGCCTTGGTAGCCAGAAAAATGGGTTTACCAGCCACCATCGtcattccctcttcctctcctgagcTGGTTGTTCAGAGACTCCAGGATCAGGGGGCAACTGTCAAGATTTCAGGCAAG GTTTGGGATGATGCCAATGCTGAAGCTCTCAGACTGGCAGAAACTGAAGGGCTTACATATGTTCCCCCATTTGATCACCCGCTGCTCTG GCAGGGCCATGCCAGTATGATCGCTgaggctgcagcctccctgggaCCTGACGTGAAACCTGGAGCTGTGGTGATCTCTGTGGGTGGAGGAGGCCTCCTCTGTGGCGTGGTCCAGGGTCTTCAGGATGTAGGCTGGACAGACGTACCCATTATTGCCATGGAGACAGACGGTGCCAACTGTTTCAACGCTGCAGTTAAGGCCGGGAGGTTGGTCACACTAGACGACATCACCAG TGAGGCTAAATGTCTTGGAGCAAAGACAGTTTGCCAGAAAGCTTTTGAACAGAGCCAACGTAAAGATCTAAACATTATTTCTGAGCTTGTGTCTGACCAGCAGGCTCTACATGCTGTCCAAACATTCCTGG ATGAGGAGCGTGTCTTGGTGGAAATGGCGTGTGGAGCAGCCCTTGCAGCTGTCTACAGTGGAATCATCCGTAAACTACAGGATGAAA GCCGTCTGCCGGCTCTCTTGCGCCCCCTCTTGGTGATCGTGTGCGGTGGCAGCAGCATCAACATGGAGCAATTGGCCAACCTTAAACACAAGTTGCACTGCAGATATAAGCAGTAG